Proteins encoded together in one Thermococcus barophilus MP window:
- a CDS encoding COG1361 family protein: MKRVTLIIAITLFLLPLASAQFIVFSSQGEILVLSGDYTEGTFILKNDQNFDFKIVSFRKYVVLDERLNRVEGFRLELQKTIYNEWTSGETREISYKLFVNESVKPGNYQIVLTFWGFLESGDIYIITAKIPVKVIDKPLIFEEAITYVKERPFSSNYVLNGETVVVSSHIKNLKNSIIPLKASTYLERNGKKYLLVTKTVNLTKGDNIVRFEIPIPYDLPSGNYKLVYLLEYPGGTYSFSKEYYIQFGVELSALSLKSTQVMEDFENEAYVTLTSERDIKVNVTLLTYDKNGELLHKYAETVQLQKGTNIVRFSLPSAPPGEVKVLVKVTYDGIFLGERSATYHVMAYPKIDSVTYRILYNGKVEFTVAIMNENSKKIEGVLHYKITAANETLYKGLKDITLFPGENKVRLEFTLPEGEAEYQFVLSAFGKNTIKEGTVYIEKQTPTQTLSSPSSSSTIKTKETTSQLIGGEHKEKKTWVMYLVGILIAAVLTAVLIGLVKSDKKKKRKRPRPKKKSPLGKYKRPKIPKFVEKRELPKKR; encoded by the coding sequence ATGAAAAGAGTAACACTTATCATTGCTATAACACTGTTTTTACTGCCCCTTGCATCTGCACAATTTATAGTCTTTTCGTCTCAGGGTGAAATTTTAGTGCTTTCTGGGGATTATACAGAAGGTACTTTTATTTTGAAGAATGATCAAAACTTTGATTTTAAGATTGTAAGCTTCCGGAAGTATGTTGTTTTGGATGAAAGGCTTAATAGGGTTGAGGGATTTAGGCTGGAACTTCAAAAAACCATTTATAATGAGTGGACATCAGGAGAGACCAGGGAAATTAGCTACAAGCTTTTTGTGAATGAAAGCGTCAAACCTGGTAATTATCAGATTGTTTTGACATTCTGGGGCTTTTTAGAATCTGGGGATATATACATTATAACAGCAAAAATTCCAGTAAAAGTCATTGATAAACCCCTCATTTTTGAGGAGGCGATAACTTATGTAAAAGAAAGACCTTTTAGTTCTAATTATGTACTTAATGGAGAAACAGTGGTTGTGTCTTCTCATATTAAGAATTTAAAGAACAGTATAATCCCTCTGAAGGCTTCTACGTATCTTGAGAGAAATGGAAAGAAATATCTGCTCGTGACAAAGACTGTTAATCTGACAAAGGGAGACAATATCGTCCGGTTTGAAATTCCAATTCCTTATGATCTACCATCCGGCAATTACAAACTTGTATATCTATTGGAATATCCTGGAGGGACGTATAGTTTTTCGAAGGAATATTACATTCAGTTTGGTGTTGAGCTCTCTGCACTGTCTTTAAAGAGCACCCAAGTTATGGAAGATTTTGAAAATGAAGCCTATGTTACGTTAACCTCTGAACGAGACATTAAAGTCAATGTCACGCTTTTGACATATGATAAAAATGGCGAACTGCTTCACAAATATGCTGAGACTGTTCAGCTTCAAAAAGGTACAAACATAGTTCGTTTTTCACTCCCTTCAGCACCTCCCGGTGAAGTCAAGGTTCTTGTGAAAGTAACCTATGATGGCATCTTTCTTGGAGAGAGATCAGCAACATATCATGTTATGGCATATCCAAAGATAGACAGCGTAACGTATCGCATCCTCTACAATGGAAAGGTCGAGTTTACAGTTGCAATCATGAACGAAAATTCAAAGAAAATTGAGGGCGTGTTGCATTATAAGATAACCGCAGCAAATGAAACCCTATACAAGGGGTTAAAGGATATTACACTATTTCCAGGAGAGAACAAAGTGCGGCTTGAGTTCACCCTTCCAGAGGGAGAAGCAGAGTACCAGTTTGTGCTCTCTGCATTCGGGAAAAATACCATTAAGGAGGGAACCGTTTACATTGAGAAGCAGACTCCAACGCAGACGCTCTCTTCACCATCCTCCAGTAGTACAATTAAGACAAAAGAAACAACTTCTCAATTGATAGGAGGGGAACATAAGGAAAAGAAAACGTGGGTAATGTATCTCGTGGGAATATTAATTGCGGCTGTATTAACGGCGGTTCTTATAGGGCTGGTGAAATCCGACAAGAAAAAGAAAAGAAAAAGACCCAGGCCCAAAAAGAAGTCCCCCCTTGGTAAGTATAAGAGACCAAAAATTCCAAAATTTGTAGAAAAGAGAG
- a CDS encoding DUF61 family protein, which translates to MPQPDEIINKEIARINLHLPRARKSLAKLLNEDVPKVQLRDGSFHYFKKEELEYLQSLLDVEELEKLHLPIVLEITTAWHGYFRVRGKVEVKVIEKVLGTYDILEEKVEVTLPRYLLPKIRRTLPTTTTYAFIME; encoded by the coding sequence ATGCCCCAGCCAGATGAAATAATAAACAAAGAAATTGCAAGAATTAACTTACACCTGCCCAGAGCGAGAAAAAGCTTAGCAAAGCTTTTGAATGAAGATGTTCCAAAAGTTCAGCTTAGAGATGGGAGTTTTCATTATTTCAAAAAGGAGGAACTTGAATATTTGCAATCTCTCTTAGATGTGGAGGAACTTGAAAAGCTTCACCTCCCAATCGTGCTTGAAATAACGACTGCATGGCATGGGTATTTTAGGGTTAGGGGTAAGGTTGAAGTTAAAGTAATTGAAAAAGTACTCGGGACGTATGACATATTAGAGGAAAAAGTAGAAGTTACTCTTCCTCGGTACTTGTTGCCAAAAATAAGAAGAACTTTGCCCACAACTACAACTTATGCATTTATAATGGAGTGA
- a CDS encoding NAD-dependent epimerase/dehydratase family protein, protein MKVLVTGGAGFIGSHLVDRLMEQGYEVRVIDNLSAGSLNNIKQWLDHERFEFLKGDLRSKEVAKKAVKDVEVVFHLAANPEVRIGAQSPGLLYETNVLITYSLLEAIREEEVQYLVFTSSSTVYGDAKVIPTPEDYAPLEPISVYGGAKLAAEALISGYAHTFDIKSLVFRLANIIGERSNHGVIYDFINKLKADPNRLEILGDGTQKKSYLHVSDTVEGMLFLFEKFKEENKTYDVYNLGSEDWITVKEIAEIVSEEMGLSPEFYFTGGVDGGRGWKGDVKFMRLSIEKAKRKGWKPKMNSYGAVRRTVQELLRTLE, encoded by the coding sequence ATGAAGGTTCTTGTCACTGGAGGCGCAGGCTTCATTGGTTCTCACTTAGTTGACAGATTGATGGAACAAGGGTACGAAGTTAGGGTTATTGACAACCTAAGTGCTGGTAGCTTGAATAATATTAAACAGTGGCTTGATCATGAACGGTTTGAATTTCTCAAAGGCGACTTGAGGAGTAAGGAAGTTGCGAAAAAAGCCGTAAAAGATGTTGAGGTAGTCTTTCACTTGGCAGCTAATCCGGAGGTTAGAATTGGAGCACAGAGCCCAGGACTTTTATATGAAACAAATGTCCTGATAACGTATAGCCTTCTTGAGGCTATAAGAGAGGAGGAAGTCCAGTACCTTGTGTTCACATCCTCATCAACTGTCTATGGGGATGCTAAAGTTATTCCAACTCCGGAAGATTATGCTCCTCTTGAACCAATAAGTGTCTATGGTGGGGCAAAGCTTGCAGCTGAGGCTTTAATTAGTGGTTATGCCCATACTTTTGATATAAAAAGTTTGGTCTTCAGGTTAGCGAATATAATAGGAGAGCGCTCAAATCATGGAGTAATCTATGACTTCATAAATAAACTGAAAGCGGATCCGAATCGTTTGGAAATTCTTGGAGATGGAACTCAAAAGAAGAGCTATCTTCATGTGAGCGATACTGTTGAGGGGATGCTGTTCCTTTTTGAGAAGTTTAAAGAGGAGAATAAAACCTATGATGTCTACAACCTTGGAAGTGAGGACTGGATTACGGTTAAGGAAATTGCGGAAATTGTAAGCGAAGAGATGGGGCTTAGTCCAGAGTTCTATTTTACAGGTGGAGTTGATGGCGGAAGGGGATGGAAAGGAGACGTGAAGTTCATGCGTTTAAGCATTGAAAAAGCTAAAAGAAAAGGATGGAAGCCAAAAATGAATAGTTATGGGGCTGTAAGAAGGACTGTTCAAGAGCTTTTAAGGACATTGGAGTGA
- the glnA gene encoding type I glutamate--ammonia ligase: MNEIKSMTMMERRKIKFLQLIFVDINGVPKGMEVPIERYEEAISDGISFDGSSIPGFQGIEDSDLIFKADPSTYAEIPWEGVARVYGFIYKDDKPYHADPRGILKSVSDELAKEGLKVYIGPEPEFYLFRKNGTWELQLPDVGGYFDIINLDKAKDVKREIALYMPYFGLTPEVLHHEVGAGQHEIDFRFSDALGTADNIISFKYVVKAVAESHGLYATFMPKPIYGMPGNGMHLHISLWKDEENLFVGEDGLSETALYFIGGILKHAKALAALTNPTVNSYKRLVPGYEAPVYVSWGYRNRSALIRVPAYKGKGARIEYRCPDPSANPYLAFAAIIEAGLDGIKHKIEPFAYVEENVYEMDREKRIETGIETLPSSLKEALDELEKDKIVRKALGKAYRNFKEYKEREWGEYIEYLKKRNIPLETKEVTEWELERYFYV; this comes from the coding sequence ATGAACGAAATAAAAAGCATGACAATGATGGAGAGAAGAAAAATAAAATTCCTTCAGCTGATATTTGTTGACATAAACGGTGTTCCAAAAGGAATGGAAGTGCCAATAGAAAGATACGAGGAGGCTATAAGTGATGGAATTTCTTTTGATGGATCGTCCATCCCTGGATTTCAGGGAATAGAGGACAGCGACTTGATATTTAAGGCTGACCCTTCAACATATGCAGAGATCCCATGGGAAGGAGTAGCAAGAGTCTATGGGTTCATATATAAAGATGACAAACCATATCATGCAGATCCAAGAGGAATTTTAAAGAGTGTGAGTGATGAACTTGCGAAAGAAGGACTAAAAGTCTATATCGGGCCAGAACCAGAATTTTACCTCTTCAGAAAAAATGGAACATGGGAACTTCAATTACCAGATGTTGGGGGATACTTTGATATCATAAACCTTGACAAGGCTAAGGATGTAAAGAGAGAAATTGCACTCTACATGCCCTACTTTGGTCTAACTCCTGAAGTGTTACACCATGAAGTCGGTGCCGGACAGCACGAAATAGATTTTAGGTTCTCAGATGCCCTCGGAACAGCAGACAACATCATAAGCTTCAAATATGTTGTCAAGGCAGTTGCAGAGAGTCATGGATTATATGCAACATTCATGCCAAAGCCCATCTATGGCATGCCTGGCAATGGAATGCACCTTCACATAAGCCTGTGGAAAGATGAAGAAAATTTATTCGTCGGGGAAGATGGACTCAGTGAAACAGCATTATACTTCATTGGCGGAATATTAAAGCATGCTAAGGCACTGGCAGCTTTGACGAACCCAACTGTAAATAGTTACAAACGTTTAGTCCCAGGATATGAAGCCCCTGTTTATGTAAGCTGGGGTTACAGAAACAGGAGCGCACTGATAAGAGTTCCAGCATACAAAGGAAAGGGGGCAAGGATTGAATACCGCTGTCCGGATCCAAGTGCAAATCCCTATTTAGCATTTGCCGCAATAATCGAGGCAGGATTGGATGGAATAAAGCACAAGATTGAACCTTTTGCATATGTCGAAGAAAACGTCTATGAAATGGACAGAGAAAAGAGAATTGAAACAGGTATTGAGACCCTGCCATCAAGCTTAAAAGAAGCCTTAGATGAGCTCGAAAAGGACAAAATTGTTAGAAAAGCCCTTGGGAAGGCTTACAGAAACTTCAAAGAATATAAAGAAAGAGAATGGGGAGAATATATCGAGTATCTCAAGAAAAGAAATATCCCATTAGAGACCAAAGAAGTAACAGAATGGGAGCTCGAAAGGTATTTCTACGTTTAA
- a CDS encoding DMT family transporter, whose protein sequence is MKRGYLLVFLAASMWGTLGIFAKLLYQFNLDTFTVVFYRVVIAFFLLLIYNSSKGLKIKKERLPFYAFYGFFSIFLFYVLYFYTVRISSVSLAVLLLYTAPIHSTILGYLVFKEKVTPTKSIALIMAVSGVLFVVNPNNERISILAIVLGLLSGVTYALYGVLGKMAVRNENPEEALLYTLGFGALFLIPFSNFKIPLNAVPYIFALAFFPTFLAYILYNTALREVEVSKASIIATIEPVVALILAYLVFNEVLTLKQLFGAALIIGGSMLIHLDDIIGKKN, encoded by the coding sequence TTGAAAAGGGGATATCTTTTAGTTTTTTTAGCTGCCAGTATGTGGGGCACTCTTGGAATATTTGCCAAACTGCTGTATCAGTTTAACTTGGACACTTTTACTGTGGTATTCTATCGAGTGGTGATTGCGTTTTTTCTCCTCTTAATATACAATTCCTCAAAAGGTTTGAAGATTAAGAAAGAACGTCTTCCATTTTACGCATTCTATGGGTTTTTTAGCATTTTTTTGTTCTATGTGCTGTATTTTTATACTGTAAGAATATCTTCAGTGTCTTTGGCAGTTTTACTCTTATACACTGCCCCAATTCACTCTACGATACTCGGATACCTTGTCTTTAAAGAAAAAGTAACTCCAACAAAGTCAATAGCATTGATAATGGCAGTTTCAGGAGTGCTATTTGTTGTAAATCCGAATAATGAAAGAATAAGCATTCTTGCAATAGTATTGGGACTCCTATCAGGAGTTACTTATGCATTATATGGTGTTTTAGGTAAAATGGCAGTTAGAAACGAGAACCCTGAGGAGGCATTACTATATACTCTTGGATTTGGAGCTCTGTTCTTAATCCCCTTTTCTAATTTTAAAATTCCATTAAATGCAGTTCCCTATATTTTTGCACTTGCGTTTTTTCCGACATTTCTGGCATACATATTATACAATACTGCTCTGAGAGAGGTTGAGGTAAGCAAAGCTTCAATAATAGCGACGATAGAACCAGTCGTAGCTCTAATTTTAGCGTATCTGGTATTTAATGAGGTCTTGACATTAAAGCAACTATTTGGAGCGGCTTTAATAATTGGAGGCTCAATGCTTATTCATTTAGATGATATAATTGGGAAAAAGAATTAA
- a CDS encoding NAD+ synthase encodes MRTLNYEEVIEKIVYFIKEKVDEANASGVVIGVSGGVDSATTAFLAVKALGKDKVLGLIMPYYENQDVKDAKLVCETLGINYKIINIKPIVDAFEKSLDFEPDKITKGNVMVRTRMTLLYAHANQYNLLVLGTSNKSELLTGYYTKWGDGASDYAPLINLYKTEVWEIAKRLGVPERIIKKKPTAGLWIGQTDEGELGISYKLLDEILYRLVDLKMPKEKIAEELNIPIKKIEYVENLIKKSEHKRKLPAGPEI; translated from the coding sequence ATGAGAACTCTAAACTACGAAGAAGTTATTGAGAAAATAGTTTACTTCATTAAAGAAAAAGTAGACGAAGCAAATGCAAGTGGTGTTGTGATTGGTGTTAGTGGTGGTGTTGATAGTGCTACTACTGCCTTCCTTGCAGTGAAGGCATTGGGAAAAGATAAGGTTCTTGGTTTGATAATGCCATACTACGAGAATCAGGATGTGAAGGATGCGAAATTAGTTTGTGAAACCCTCGGGATCAACTATAAAATCATTAACATCAAGCCAATTGTTGATGCCTTTGAAAAAAGTCTCGACTTCGAGCCGGACAAGATTACCAAGGGTAACGTGATGGTTAGAACAAGGATGACTCTCCTTTACGCTCATGCAAACCAGTACAATCTTCTCGTCTTGGGAACAAGCAACAAAAGCGAGCTTTTGACTGGTTATTATACTAAGTGGGGTGATGGTGCGAGCGATTATGCTCCACTGATAAACCTCTACAAGACTGAAGTTTGGGAGATTGCTAAAAGATTGGGCGTTCCGGAGAGGATTATTAAGAAGAAGCCCACTGCTGGGCTCTGGATTGGGCAGACGGATGAGGGTGAACTCGGCATAAGCTACAAACTCTTGGACGAAATCCTTTACAGGTTAGTTGACTTGAAAATGCCAAAAGAAAAAATTGCCGAAGAATTAAACATTCCAATCAAAAAAATCGAATACGTTGAGAATCTAATAAAGAAAAGTGAGCACAAAAGAAAACTACCAGCAGGTCCAGAGATCTGA
- a CDS encoding ABC transporter ATP-binding protein, with amino-acid sequence MAEPILKVENLKKYFPIKRGLLGALRGEPPRFVRAVDGVSFEVHKQEVFALVGESGCGKTTTGKLVMKLLEPTDGRIYLEGKDVTELKTQEEIKAYRRKVQMIFQDPFSSMNPRFRIYDVLEEPLLIHGIGETRAEREELIYKALEMVKIVPPEDYVGRHPHMLSGGQRQRVAIARALILNPTFIVADEPVSMLDVSIRAEILELMKELKEKMGVTYLYITHDLSTARYFADWIAVMYLGRIVEMGPAKVVIDNPIHPYTRALLAAVPEPIPERRNIIKELPIKGEVPSAVNIPPGCRFHPRCVYMEKGLCDVKHPQLIEYEHNHWVECHLAGKI; translated from the coding sequence ATGGCTGAGCCAATTTTAAAGGTTGAAAATCTTAAGAAGTACTTCCCGATCAAGAGAGGATTACTTGGGGCACTCAGGGGAGAACCCCCACGATTCGTTAGGGCTGTTGATGGAGTCAGTTTTGAAGTGCACAAGCAGGAGGTTTTTGCTTTAGTCGGTGAGAGCGGCTGTGGTAAAACAACAACAGGAAAGCTTGTCATGAAGCTCCTTGAGCCTACAGATGGCAGAATATATCTGGAAGGAAAAGATGTTACTGAACTCAAAACTCAAGAGGAAATTAAGGCCTACAGAAGAAAGGTTCAGATGATATTCCAGGATCCTTTCTCGTCAATGAATCCAAGATTCAGGATATATGACGTGCTCGAAGAACCTCTCTTAATTCACGGAATAGGCGAAACAAGGGCGGAAAGAGAAGAACTCATATACAAAGCACTGGAAATGGTCAAGATTGTTCCACCGGAGGACTATGTTGGAAGACATCCGCATATGCTTTCAGGCGGTCAGAGACAGAGAGTTGCTATTGCAAGAGCACTCATCTTGAATCCAACATTTATTGTTGCAGATGAGCCTGTTTCAATGCTTGATGTTTCAATTAGAGCAGAAATCCTTGAATTGATGAAGGAGCTTAAAGAAAAGATGGGCGTTACATATCTCTATATCACCCACGACCTTTCAACGGCAAGGTACTTTGCTGACTGGATAGCCGTTATGTATCTGGGGAGAATAGTTGAAATGGGGCCCGCTAAAGTCGTAATTGACAATCCAATACATCCATATACAAGAGCTCTCCTGGCTGCTGTTCCAGAGCCAATTCCAGAGAGGAGAAACATCATCAAAGAATTGCCAATTAAGGGTGAAGTTCCAAGTGCCGTCAACATTCCACCAGGGTGCAGGTTCCATCCCAGATGTGTCTACATGGAGAAAGGACTCTGTGATGTTAAGCATCCACAGCTCATTGAATACGAACACAACCACTGGGTTGAGTGTCATTTAGCAGGTAAAATCTGA
- a CDS encoding ABC transporter ATP-binding protein: protein MAKTVLEVKDLKMYYFTSRGVVKAVDNVSFELKKGEVLGLAGESGCGKSSLGFTLMGMPTPPGKIVGGSVKIDGREIVGLPEDVLRREIRWQKISMIFQGAMNALNPVYTIGYQMIEPLIYHKGMEKEEALDRAMKYLELVGLSPEIVYRYPHELSGGMKQRVVIATALILEPEVVIADEPTTALDVVVQAQIINLMKKLKKELGLSMIFITHDLSILAEISDRVAIMYAGKIIEIGDSQKIYYEPAHPYTQKLLAAIPRLHEDVDKLEFIPGQPPNLIKPPSGCRFHPRCPYAMQVCKEQEPELKEIDKDHYAACWLL from the coding sequence ATGGCTAAGACTGTCCTTGAGGTTAAAGATCTCAAAATGTACTACTTCACATCCAGAGGTGTCGTCAAAGCAGTCGACAATGTCAGCTTTGAGCTCAAAAAGGGGGAAGTGTTAGGACTCGCTGGGGAGAGTGGATGTGGCAAGTCCTCTCTTGGCTTTACTTTAATGGGAATGCCAACTCCTCCAGGAAAAATTGTGGGAGGCAGTGTTAAAATTGACGGCAGAGAAATAGTTGGACTTCCGGAGGATGTACTGAGAAGAGAAATAAGGTGGCAGAAGATATCAATGATATTCCAGGGTGCAATGAATGCTTTAAATCCAGTTTATACAATTGGCTACCAGATGATTGAGCCTCTTATTTATCATAAAGGCATGGAGAAAGAAGAAGCCCTTGACAGAGCAATGAAATATCTCGAGTTAGTTGGTCTGTCGCCAGAGATTGTTTACAGATATCCGCATGAACTGAGCGGTGGAATGAAGCAGAGAGTTGTCATTGCAACAGCGTTAATCCTTGAGCCAGAGGTTGTTATTGCCGATGAGCCAACAACAGCTCTTGATGTCGTTGTTCAGGCACAGATCATCAATTTGATGAAGAAGCTTAAGAAGGAGCTTGGACTTTCAATGATATTCATCACACATGACTTGAGCATTCTTGCAGAGATCAGCGACCGTGTTGCGATAATGTATGCTGGAAAGATAATCGAGATCGGTGACAGCCAGAAGATTTACTATGAGCCAGCCCATCCGTATACTCAAAAGTTGCTTGCAGCAATCCCAAGATTGCATGAGGACGTTGATAAGCTTGAATTCATTCCAGGACAACCGCCGAACCTGATTAAGCCGCCGAGTGGCTGCAGATTCCATCCAAGATGCCCCTATGCGATGCAGGTATGTAAAGAACAAGAACCAGAGCTAAAGGAGATTGATAAAGATCACTATGCAGCATGCTGGCTGTTGTGA
- a CDS encoding ABC transporter permease, with protein sequence MRWVDVKESIKDFWFEFRRQKGGLLGLFLLALLVFTAIAAPYITEPDIPKKWTTYWEGNPTNVPPVWYNYFTAKKLAAHEVLTYNDLKVTAEGQDLGGGIKYYAFEFDYNNRYDLPPKDLIIKNIGVQLADLNTPAQIVITVYRPDGKKIELLSADLVEGSIYQIAKMGAVRNNVFNWASQFEDPKNLQGRVETIKSTMDVMEVIFAKAEPGILINPQPLHGDYKFQVEIFTFNKGDKVDLKPIQIILTGRTYGLMGTDYKGRDLWAGLVWGTRVSLVVGVSVAVLSVLIGIAYGVTSAYLGGWKDEFMQRVNEFVASIPTLPILILLGAAFKGHVTLWTIVFLLVMFGWTGIAKVARSMALQIKEQTYVEAAKALGAGTGRIIFKHIMPQIMPYAFAVMALSVPGAVLTEASLSFLGLGDPTAVTWGQILYDAQTNSATINGYWWWVIPPGLAISLVALTFVLIGVALDRVLNPRLRRL encoded by the coding sequence ATGAGATGGGTCGATGTAAAGGAGAGCATTAAGGATTTCTGGTTTGAATTTAGAAGGCAAAAAGGTGGGTTGCTTGGATTATTCTTACTTGCTCTCTTAGTTTTCACGGCAATAGCAGCCCCTTACATAACTGAACCAGACATTCCAAAGAAATGGACTACATACTGGGAAGGCAATCCTACAAATGTTCCCCCAGTATGGTATAACTATTTCACTGCAAAAAAGCTTGCAGCCCACGAGGTTCTTACCTATAATGACTTGAAGGTTACAGCTGAAGGACAGGATTTAGGGGGAGGGATAAAATACTACGCTTTTGAATTTGACTACAATAATAGGTACGATCTACCTCCAAAAGATTTGATAATAAAGAACATTGGGGTTCAGCTTGCTGATCTCAACACCCCAGCCCAGATCGTAATTACGGTTTATAGACCCGATGGGAAAAAGATCGAGCTTTTGAGTGCCGATTTAGTAGAAGGTTCAATTTATCAGATTGCCAAAATGGGTGCTGTTAGGAACAATGTGTTTAACTGGGCGTCTCAGTTTGAAGACCCAAAGAACCTTCAGGGTAGAGTTGAAACAATAAAAAGCACAATGGATGTCATGGAGGTCATATTTGCAAAAGCTGAACCTGGGATACTAATAAACCCACAACCTCTCCACGGAGACTACAAGTTCCAGGTTGAGATATTCACGTTTAACAAGGGGGATAAAGTTGACTTAAAGCCGATCCAAATCATCCTCACTGGAAGAACTTATGGACTGATGGGAACGGATTACAAAGGAAGAGACCTTTGGGCAGGTTTAGTATGGGGAACAAGGGTTTCACTTGTCGTTGGTGTGTCAGTAGCAGTCTTGAGCGTTTTAATCGGAATTGCATACGGTGTCACGAGCGCATACCTTGGTGGCTGGAAGGACGAGTTTATGCAGAGAGTTAACGAGTTTGTTGCTTCAATCCCAACGTTGCCGATCCTCATCCTTTTGGGTGCAGCATTCAAGGGACACGTTACATTGTGGACAATAGTCTTCCTGCTGGTGATGTTCGGATGGACTGGAATTGCCAAGGTTGCAAGGAGTATGGCGCTCCAGATTAAAGAGCAGACCTATGTCGAGGCAGCAAAAGCTTTGGGCGCTGGAACAGGAAGGATCATATTCAAGCATATCATGCCGCAGATCATGCCTTATGCATTTGCTGTTATGGCTTTAAGCGTTCCTGGAGCCGTTCTCACTGAAGCATCACTCAGCTTCCTTGGACTTGGTGATCCAACAGCGGTTACATGGGGACAGATCCTCTATGATGCTCAGACAAACAGTGCAACAATTAACGGATACTGGTGGTGGGTTATTCCACCAGGACTGGCAATTTCATTGGTTGCATTGACATTCGTGCTTATTGGTGTGGCATTGGATAGAGTGTTGAACCCAAGACTCAGGAGATTGTGA
- a CDS encoding ABC transporter permease: MGYGRYLAIRLLNALLVLALVTLLVSVLFTKVAEEDLKSSIQEQINMKLRANPELMKQLSADPERFQQWYQNEYNRLIRAYGLDKPFWVRVLERTKDTLTLNFGNTKTPIFGETNVKKIIAAAIPRTVLLFTTAQIIVILIGLLLGVKAAQVAGSALDRAVSIIAMLTSSIPMWWFGMIAILIFSFKLGWFPSGGMTSTPPKEGFAYYTDILYHMVLPVGTIVFVLFGGWAWTTRNIMIGTMQEDFIMAARAKGVPERKVIYGHALRASAPPIITMTIFSLLGSLGGAIITEGVFNWPGMGRLYWTALQQNETRLLMGVTFVTVALYLISMILADLAYGYLDPRVKVGASQQT, from the coding sequence TTGGGATACGGTCGTTATTTGGCAATTAGACTCTTAAATGCGCTTTTAGTTCTGGCATTAGTAACGCTACTTGTTTCAGTTCTGTTTACAAAAGTTGCAGAGGAGGACTTAAAGTCAAGCATACAGGAGCAGATAAATATGAAGCTAAGGGCAAATCCGGAACTTATGAAGCAGCTTTCAGCCGATCCTGAAAGGTTTCAGCAGTGGTATCAAAATGAGTACAACAGATTAATTCGCGCATATGGATTAGACAAGCCTTTCTGGGTTAGGGTCTTAGAGAGAACAAAGGACACTCTAACTCTAAACTTTGGGAATACAAAAACTCCAATATTCGGTGAGACTAACGTTAAAAAGATTATCGCAGCCGCAATTCCAAGAACAGTTCTACTCTTCACGACAGCACAGATAATTGTTATTCTGATTGGCCTTCTCTTAGGTGTTAAAGCAGCTCAAGTTGCAGGAAGTGCATTGGACAGGGCAGTTTCCATTATTGCAATGCTAACGAGCAGTATACCAATGTGGTGGTTTGGAATGATTGCAATCTTAATCTTCTCGTTCAAACTTGGATGGTTCCCAAGTGGTGGTATGACATCCACTCCACCTAAGGAAGGATTTGCATACTACACTGACATCCTTTATCATATGGTACTCCCTGTGGGGACAATAGTGTTTGTCCTCTTTGGAGGTTGGGCATGGACAACCAGAAACATCATGATCGGCACAATGCAGGAAGACTTCATCATGGCTGCAAGGGCTAAAGGTGTTCCGGAAAGAAAAGTTATTTACGGACATGCTCTGAGAGCATCTGCCCCCCCAATCATCACAATGACGATCTTCAGTCTTCTCGGCTCCTTGGGTGGTGCAATCATTACAGAGGGTGTCTTCAACTGGCCGGGAATGGGAAGACTCTACTGGACTGCTCTACAACAAAACGAAACGAGACTCCTCATGGGAGTTACATTCGTTACAGTTGCCCTTTATCTAATAAGCATGATACTTGCGGATTTGGCATACGGTTACCTTGATCCAAGAGTTAAAGTTGGTGCATCCCAGCAAACATGA